In Deinococcus proteolyticus MRP, a single genomic region encodes these proteins:
- a CDS encoding MFS transporter, producing the protein MPHNLPPAAPAPAPALLTAPPPPAVLSAFWFGTAFHWLVLLLIAMPAGVVQFMGEGAKGTWLGVLTAVGALVALVLPPIVGAQSDRSGQRLPYLRRGLAVNLLGLGVMGGAVAGLSGAGGFAVFVLGFLLVQFGNNYATAPYSALIPQLVPPEQRGHYSGVMATLQAVGQLLAAAATFAVAALHLPPAANYLLIAAVLTVPALITLRGVAGADQAGQAAAGAAQARALSLRELFAYQPFFWVFWTRVLFALGQYSVQPFLNYYNRDVLRQANPDQSTSVMLAAIIIASIFSALLGGRLSDRLGRKPVIYLAGGLMALAAVLLILNGSYTLALGIAALFGLGFGAFTSVDWALGSDAMPSKSSFARDMGIWHVAFVAPQFVSLPMGTLLDTLNRGGGTGGYTAVFGLAAVFFVAGLLLVRRVPERVHPHTA; encoded by the coding sequence ATGCCCCACAACCTGCCCCCCGCTGCGCCGGCTCCGGCACCAGCCCTTCTGACGGCCCCGCCCCCTCCAGCCGTGCTGTCCGCCTTCTGGTTCGGCACAGCCTTTCACTGGCTGGTGCTGCTGCTGATTGCCATGCCGGCAGGCGTGGTGCAGTTCATGGGCGAGGGCGCCAAAGGCACCTGGCTGGGTGTACTGACCGCGGTTGGGGCGTTGGTGGCCCTGGTGCTGCCGCCTATCGTGGGAGCGCAGAGCGACCGCAGTGGGCAGCGGCTGCCCTACCTGCGCCGGGGGTTGGCGGTAAACCTGCTGGGTCTGGGGGTAATGGGCGGAGCCGTGGCCGGACTGAGCGGCGCGGGCGGCTTCGCGGTCTTCGTGCTGGGTTTTCTGCTGGTGCAGTTCGGGAACAACTACGCCACCGCCCCCTACTCGGCGCTGATTCCGCAGCTGGTGCCGCCTGAGCAGCGTGGGCACTATTCCGGCGTGATGGCAACCCTGCAGGCAGTGGGGCAGCTGCTGGCAGCGGCGGCCACCTTCGCGGTCGCGGCGCTGCACCTGCCGCCTGCCGCCAATTACCTGCTGATTGCGGCTGTGCTGACCGTGCCGGCCCTGATTACCCTGCGCGGTGTGGCCGGGGCAGACCAGGCGGGCCAGGCCGCAGCGGGCGCCGCACAAGCACGCGCCCTGAGCCTGCGCGAACTGTTCGCGTACCAGCCCTTTTTCTGGGTGTTCTGGACACGGGTGCTGTTTGCACTCGGGCAGTATTCGGTGCAGCCCTTCTTGAACTACTACAACCGCGACGTGCTGCGCCAGGCCAACCCCGACCAGAGCACTTCGGTGATGCTGGCGGCCATTATCATCGCCAGCATCTTCAGTGCGCTGCTGGGCGGACGGCTGAGCGACCGCCTGGGCCGCAAGCCGGTGATTTACCTGGCCGGCGGCCTGATGGCGCTGGCCGCTGTGCTGCTGATTCTGAACGGCAGCTACACGCTGGCCCTGGGCATCGCCGCGCTGTTCGGCTTGGGCTTCGGGGCCTTTACCAGCGTGGACTGGGCCCTGGGCAGCGACGCCATGCCCAGCAAAAGCAGCTTTGCACGCGATATGGGCATCTGGCACGTGGCCTTCGTGGCGCCGCAGTTCGTCAGCCTGCCGATGGGCACCCTGCTCGATACGCTCAACCGGGGCGGCGGCACTGGAGGCTATACGGCGGTGTTCGGGCTGGCTGCCGTATTTTTCGTGGCTGGCCTGCTGCTGGTGCGGCGGGTGCCGGAGCGGGTGCATCCTCACACTGCCTAA
- a CDS encoding lipoate--protein ligase codes for MHYIRNAENHDVTVNLALETYLVRNRLVDGPLLLFYINDPCVIVGRNQNTIEEINREYVEENGVQVVRRLSGGGAVYQDGGNLCYCFIKDDDGSFRDFASFTEPVVSALQRMGAAEAALRGRNDLVIGDQKISGNAMYVAGGRMTAHGTLLYDVNLDHVAAALKPPKEKIESKGIKSVRARVTNIRPHLAPEFQGMTTGEFRDEILRQLAQQSGEEPTEYQLTGHDWQEIERIRQEYFLNWDWNFGRSPDFSLERRHKFASGLIDVRMNVEKKHIQDIRIYGDFFALDDVADLERALTGVPYRPEDIAAALEPFDLSRYFGAVEREEFVRLII; via the coding sequence ATGCACTACATCCGCAACGCCGAGAACCACGACGTGACCGTCAATCTGGCGCTGGAAACCTATCTGGTCAGAAACCGCCTGGTCGATGGTCCGCTGCTGCTGTTCTACATCAACGACCCCTGCGTCATCGTGGGGCGCAATCAGAACACCATCGAGGAAATCAACCGCGAGTATGTCGAGGAAAATGGCGTGCAGGTGGTACGCCGATTGTCGGGGGGCGGCGCGGTGTATCAGGACGGCGGCAACCTCTGTTACTGCTTTATCAAGGATGATGACGGCTCGTTCCGTGATTTCGCCAGCTTTACGGAACCTGTCGTGTCGGCACTGCAGCGGATGGGCGCGGCAGAAGCGGCACTGCGCGGCCGCAACGACCTGGTGATTGGCGACCAGAAGATTTCGGGCAACGCCATGTACGTGGCAGGGGGCCGCATGACCGCCCACGGCACGCTGCTGTATGACGTGAACCTGGACCATGTGGCCGCCGCGCTGAAGCCGCCGAAGGAAAAAATCGAGTCCAAGGGCATCAAGTCGGTGCGTGCCCGCGTGACGAACATCCGCCCGCACCTGGCTCCCGAATTTCAGGGCATGACCACCGGCGAATTCCGCGACGAAATCCTGCGCCAACTGGCCCAGCAAAGCGGCGAGGAACCTACCGAATACCAGCTCACCGGGCATGACTGGCAAGAGATTGAGCGGATTCGCCAGGAGTACTTCCTGAATTGGGACTGGAACTTTGGCCGCTCGCCCGATTTCAGCCTGGAGCGCCGCCACAAGTTTGCCAGCGGCCTGATTGACGTGCGGATGAACGTGGAGAAAAAGCATATTCAGGACATCCGCATCTACGGCGATTTCTTCGCGCTGGACGACGTGGCCGACCTTGAGCGGGCGCTGACAGGCGTGCCTTACCGCCCCGAGGACATTGCGGCGGCGCTGGAACCGTTCGACCTTTCGCGCTATTTCGGGGCCGTAGAGCGTGAGGAGTTCGTGCGGCTGATTATCTGA
- a CDS encoding acyl-CoA dehydrogenase — protein sequence MPQMNFALDDEGRLIVQHVRDFCRSEIAPLAREYDREHRWPEPQLRGLAELGLLGATVPEQWGGAGLDSVTYALCLAEIAAADPSVAVIVSVQNGLPEQMILNYGTDEQRERFLRPLASGEKLGAFCLTEPQAGSDAASLKTRAVRDGDDWLISGSKAWITSGGHADLYMVMARTGGEGARGVSCFVVEAGTPGLSFGRPEEKMGQHAAHTTAVTFEGVRVPASAMIGEEGQGLIVALSSLDAGRIGIGMLGVGIAQAALEHAARYAAEREQFGKPIAAHQAVSFKLARMATQLEAARLVGLKAAWLKDQGQPFSKEASMAKLLGSEAAVDVTRDAVQIFGGNGYSAEYPVEKLYRDAKITEIYEGTSEIQQLVIGRAVLSELTR from the coding sequence ATGCCACAAATGAACTTTGCCCTGGACGATGAGGGCCGCCTGATTGTGCAGCACGTGCGCGATTTCTGCCGCAGCGAGATTGCACCGCTGGCCCGCGAATACGACCGCGAGCACCGGTGGCCGGAGCCGCAGCTGCGCGGCTTGGCCGAGCTGGGCCTGTTGGGCGCCACCGTGCCTGAACAGTGGGGTGGCGCTGGCCTGGACAGCGTGACCTACGCGCTGTGTCTGGCCGAGATTGCCGCCGCCGACCCCAGCGTGGCAGTCATCGTGAGCGTGCAAAACGGCCTGCCTGAACAGATGATTCTGAACTACGGCACCGACGAGCAGCGAGAGCGTTTCTTGCGGCCGCTGGCCAGCGGGGAAAAGCTGGGGGCCTTTTGCCTGACCGAGCCGCAGGCGGGCAGCGACGCCGCCAGCCTGAAGACCCGCGCCGTGCGCGACGGCGACGACTGGCTGATCAGCGGCTCCAAAGCCTGGATTACGTCGGGCGGGCACGCGGACCTGTACATGGTGATGGCCCGCACCGGCGGCGAAGGAGCACGCGGCGTGAGCTGCTTCGTGGTGGAAGCCGGCACACCTGGCCTGAGCTTCGGGCGCCCCGAGGAGAAGATGGGCCAGCACGCAGCGCACACCACGGCCGTGACCTTTGAGGGCGTGCGGGTGCCGGCCAGCGCCATGATTGGCGAAGAGGGCCAGGGACTAATCGTGGCGCTGTCCAGCCTGGACGCGGGCCGCATCGGCATTGGGATGCTGGGCGTAGGAATTGCCCAGGCAGCGCTGGAGCACGCTGCCCGCTACGCTGCCGAGCGCGAGCAGTTCGGCAAGCCTATCGCGGCTCATCAGGCCGTGAGCTTCAAGCTGGCGCGGATGGCCACGCAGCTGGAAGCGGCCCGGCTGGTAGGCCTCAAAGCCGCCTGGCTCAAAGACCAGGGCCAGCCTTTTTCCAAGGAAGCCAGCATGGCCAAGCTGCTGGGCAGCGAGGCGGCGGTGGACGTGACCCGTGACGCCGTGCAGATTTTCGGCGGCAACGGCTACAGCGCCGAATACCCGGTGGAAAAGCTGTACCGCGACGCCAAAATCACCGAAATTTACGAGGGAACCAGCGAAATTCAGCAGCTGGTGATTGGCCGTGCAGTGCTGAGCGAACTGACCCGCTGA
- a CDS encoding glutaredoxin family protein translates to MTDSAAAPLPSTPLIPVFYTRASCKLCQQAEALLRAWEVPFQRVDIAGDEDLIARYGHHVPVLTLPLPGGERTLHRGPLTRSSLPALQLRLIRLRRELSSAPRQLH, encoded by the coding sequence ATGACCGACTCTGCCGCTGCCCCGCTTCCCTCCACCCCACTTATCCCAGTGTTCTACACCCGCGCCAGCTGCAAACTCTGCCAGCAGGCCGAAGCGCTGCTCCGAGCATGGGAAGTGCCCTTTCAGCGCGTGGACATCGCGGGCGACGAGGACCTGATTGCCCGCTACGGCCACCACGTACCGGTGCTGACGCTACCGCTGCCCGGCGGCGAGCGGACCCTGCACCGAGGCCCTCTGACCCGCAGCAGTCTGCCCGCGCTGCAGCTGCGGCTGATTCGGCTGCGCCGGGAACTGAGCAGCGCGCCGCGGCAGCTGCACTGA
- a CDS encoding peptidylprolyl isomerase: MLLALLALGALAQPAQAQGSGVQPTGPQPVSASGAQATADSGQPENDLLAIIGSGPGALRVTRADFDRAFRLAVGEVLNRQGLPLRDDLLTSFAPSRSQFFEQFIHDKQVEYLARQALPEFTYQGPPRIGVHSFAQPQGYADYLTGAGYRDEADYLSEMARRALLDAYRSELRTRFTFSDAAVESYYALNRHSFVQREEACARHILVTSEVQARDLRVALLAGADFALLARSQSRDPGSASRGGELGCLAPGETVAAFEATLFGAALGTPQVVQTDHGWHVVEVTERHAAGVIPPEQAAPQVRSALARSAAARLLNTQLQRVPTQLFPERVPVEPGSGPGPLLEPTDSN, translated from the coding sequence ATGCTGCTGGCGCTGCTGGCGCTGGGTGCACTGGCGCAGCCGGCCCAGGCTCAGGGAAGCGGTGTACAGCCGACCGGCCCCCAGCCGGTCTCTGCCTCGGGTGCTCAGGCCACTGCCGATAGTGGCCAGCCGGAGAACGACCTGCTGGCCATTATCGGCAGCGGCCCCGGTGCGCTGCGGGTGACCCGCGCCGACTTCGACCGCGCTTTTCGCCTGGCGGTGGGCGAGGTTCTCAACCGCCAGGGGCTGCCGCTGCGGGACGACCTGCTCACATCTTTCGCTCCGTCGCGCAGCCAGTTCTTTGAACAGTTCATTCACGATAAGCAGGTGGAATACCTCGCCCGTCAGGCCCTGCCGGAATTCACCTATCAGGGGCCGCCCCGCATCGGCGTGCATTCCTTCGCGCAGCCGCAGGGCTACGCCGACTATCTGACCGGCGCCGGCTACCGTGACGAGGCCGACTATCTGTCCGAAATGGCCCGCCGGGCCCTGCTGGACGCTTACCGCAGCGAACTGCGTACCCGCTTCACCTTTAGCGACGCGGCGGTCGAAAGCTACTACGCTCTGAACCGGCACAGCTTCGTGCAGCGCGAGGAAGCCTGTGCCCGGCACATTCTGGTCACCAGCGAGGTCCAGGCCCGTGACCTGCGCGTGGCCCTGCTGGCCGGGGCCGATTTTGCCCTGCTGGCCCGCTCGCAGAGCCGCGACCCCGGCAGCGCTTCACGCGGGGGCGAGCTGGGCTGCCTGGCGCCCGGCGAGACGGTGGCTGCCTTTGAGGCGACACTGTTCGGCGCGGCGCTGGGTACGCCGCAGGTGGTCCAGACCGACCACGGCTGGCACGTGGTTGAAGTGACCGAACGCCACGCCGCCGGGGTGATTCCCCCCGAGCAGGCAGCGCCGCAGGTACGCAGTGCCCTGGCCCGCAGCGCGGCCGCCCGGCTGCTGAACACCCAGCTGCAGCGCGTACCCACGCAACTCTTTCCGGAGCGGGTGCCGGTAGAACCAGGGTCCGGCCCCGGTCCCCTGCTGGAGCCGACTGACAGCAACTGA
- a CDS encoding VanW family protein, which translates to MPVNAAPESRSSSPRRPGPWLWGTAALTALLGSALALSLGQSGSGLAPGVRIGGVDVGGLSQEEAQARLSRDLPAAPQMTVRAGGKSWQLSAAELGWQRDTAAALEQAQAYTASRGWTQRLQGLTGQGQPADFSVPVRVDEAQAAARLARLTAPLGVTPQDGEIKFDEKAYRYVVKGGREGKQANAKAAAQQFAAHPEATELNVAFQAVTSAYSPARLKVQADKGNALIRPLTVRLQDSDTAVTLTARQVANLYWATRDGIKPDPDAIEATFKGLLAQVDRPATPARYVASGKDWVPREGRSGHEVQREEARQVFEQNVLDPAATESVWPTQRTEPGFTVADLPDPAGLELVASGESTYEGSSEARRENVRVAAQKLDGYVVPAGENFSFLQAIGGITAEDGFVSGLIISGGQTVDGLGGGVCQVSTTAFRSLYNAGLPVVERNQHSYRVPYYEPQTGFEAAVYDPGLDLVMKNDTGAPLVVRTVNDNARSRLTVELWGKKPERQVTVSDAVITAQLPAPAPRYVVNSSLAPGQQRFVEGSRPGLYLYINRTIKDAKGTRTERLDTRYEPWPGTIERGPAQ; encoded by the coding sequence ATGCCCGTGAATGCTGCTCCAGAAAGCCGTTCTTCTTCCCCACGCCGCCCCGGTCCCTGGCTGTGGGGCACCGCTGCGCTGACGGCCCTGCTGGGCAGCGCCCTGGCCCTCAGCCTGGGCCAAAGCGGCAGCGGTCTGGCGCCCGGCGTCCGTATCGGGGGCGTGGATGTGGGGGGGCTGAGCCAGGAGGAAGCGCAGGCCCGGCTCAGCCGTGACCTGCCAGCCGCGCCGCAGATGACGGTCCGCGCTGGAGGCAAAAGCTGGCAGCTGAGCGCGGCCGAACTGGGCTGGCAGCGCGACACGGCCGCCGCACTGGAGCAGGCACAGGCCTACACCGCCAGCCGGGGCTGGACGCAGCGCCTGCAGGGGCTGACCGGGCAGGGGCAGCCGGCCGACTTCAGCGTGCCGGTGCGGGTAGACGAGGCGCAGGCCGCCGCCAGACTCGCGCGGTTGACGGCCCCGCTGGGCGTGACCCCCCAGGACGGTGAAATCAAGTTCGATGAAAAAGCCTACCGCTATGTGGTGAAGGGGGGGCGCGAGGGCAAGCAGGCCAATGCCAAAGCCGCCGCCCAGCAGTTCGCCGCGCACCCGGAGGCCACCGAGCTAAACGTGGCCTTCCAGGCGGTGACGTCGGCGTACTCGCCTGCCCGGCTGAAAGTGCAGGCAGACAAGGGCAACGCGCTGATTCGGCCCCTGACCGTCCGCCTTCAGGATTCGGACACGGCCGTTACTCTCACCGCGCGGCAGGTCGCCAACCTGTACTGGGCCACCCGCGACGGTATCAAGCCCGACCCGGACGCCATCGAAGCAACCTTTAAGGGTTTGCTGGCACAGGTAGACCGCCCGGCCACACCGGCACGCTATGTGGCCAGCGGCAAAGACTGGGTGCCGCGCGAAGGCCGCAGCGGTCACGAGGTGCAGCGCGAAGAGGCGCGGCAGGTGTTCGAGCAGAACGTTCTCGATCCCGCAGCGACCGAGTCGGTGTGGCCGACGCAGCGGACCGAGCCGGGCTTTACGGTGGCCGACCTGCCCGACCCGGCCGGGCTGGAACTGGTGGCGAGCGGCGAGAGCACCTACGAAGGCAGCAGCGAGGCGCGGCGAGAAAACGTGCGGGTGGCGGCGCAGAAGCTGGACGGCTACGTGGTGCCGGCCGGCGAGAACTTCAGCTTCCTGCAGGCGATTGGCGGCATCACGGCTGAGGACGGCTTCGTGAGCGGGCTGATTATTTCCGGTGGACAGACGGTAGACGGCCTGGGAGGCGGAGTATGTCAGGTGTCCACCACGGCCTTCCGCAGCCTGTACAACGCTGGCCTGCCGGTAGTAGAGCGCAACCAGCACTCTTACCGGGTGCCCTACTACGAGCCGCAGACCGGCTTTGAGGCGGCGGTGTACGACCCCGGCCTGGACCTGGTGATGAAGAACGACACCGGTGCGCCGCTGGTGGTGCGGACCGTGAACGACAATGCCCGCAGCCGCCTGACGGTAGAGCTGTGGGGCAAGAAACCGGAGCGGCAGGTCACGGTGAGTGACGCGGTTATTACGGCGCAGCTGCCGGCTCCAGCTCCGCGCTACGTGGTGAATTCCAGCCTGGCTCCTGGGCAGCAGCGCTTTGTGGAAGGGTCGCGCCCAGGCCTGTACCTGTACATCAACCGCACCATCAAGGATGCGAAAGGCACCCGCACTGAGCGGCTGGACACCCGCTACGAACCCTGGCCCGGCACCATTGAGCGGGGGCCGGCCCAGTGA
- a CDS encoding DNA/RNA non-specific endonuclease, translating into MTRKRQAGLNQATLSLLGLLLAGAAALWGCGEDLNLPNLPTPPGESVPGAYGDAGQCRDEWRGGIPTLTGNQTRLLCRQEYAALYDPQHRVPRVVGEYLAPTEFSGDVQRQDDFAPDPDLPAGESAELNDYRRSGYDRGHMAPAADFKSSPQAMRESFYLSNMVPQNHDMNTGVWAALESAVRACAKDRGGVFVLTGPVLGKKPATIGGGVAVPDALFKVIVSGKDARAFVIPNKDQASDTNFGRYEVTPQMVEGLTGLTLFPDGSVTLDQQGRFCRGSFGG; encoded by the coding sequence ATGACCCGCAAGCGGCAGGCCGGACTCAACCAAGCCACCCTCTCCCTGCTCGGCCTGCTTCTGGCCGGCGCGGCGGCGCTGTGGGGCTGCGGCGAAGACCTGAACCTGCCGAACCTGCCCACCCCTCCCGGCGAGAGCGTCCCTGGGGCTTATGGGGACGCGGGGCAGTGCCGCGACGAGTGGCGCGGAGGCATTCCTACGCTGACAGGTAACCAGACCCGGCTGCTGTGCCGCCAGGAGTATGCGGCGCTGTATGACCCCCAGCACCGCGTGCCCCGTGTGGTGGGCGAATACCTGGCACCCACCGAGTTCAGCGGCGACGTGCAGCGCCAGGACGACTTCGCACCCGACCCCGACCTGCCGGCGGGCGAAAGTGCCGAGTTGAACGACTACCGGCGCAGCGGCTACGACCGTGGCCACATGGCCCCTGCCGCCGATTTCAAGTCCAGCCCGCAGGCCATGCGGGAGTCATTTTATCTGAGCAACATGGTGCCGCAAAACCACGACATGAACACCGGCGTGTGGGCGGCGCTGGAAAGTGCGGTCCGGGCCTGTGCCAAAGACCGCGGCGGCGTGTTCGTGCTGACCGGGCCGGTGCTGGGCAAGAAGCCGGCGACCATCGGCGGCGGGGTGGCAGTGCCCGACGCGCTGTTCAAGGTGATTGTGTCGGGCAAGGACGCCCGTGCCTTCGTGATTCCCAACAAGGACCAGGCCAGCGACACCAACTTTGGGCGCTACGAGGTGACGCCGCAGATGGTCGAAGGCCTGACCGGCCTGACCCTGTTCCCCGACGGCAGCGTGACCCTGGACCAACAGGGCCGCTTCTGCCGTGGCTCGTTCGGGGGCTGA
- a CDS encoding N-acetylmuramoyl-L-alanine amidase family protein: MGRLGRRGLRRRGALLAALGLALASPAVATAPLAVPPVAPSRPAVQLELELRQAAGQSRVFVTLPAGTPPFPPQLTVQGREAWLELPFEFVPLRGELGPELPAYTAQGRRLNLTLGPGVSDIRAQFWPAVGGWPPGLLLELLPERTSATAPQPAAVVPVALPAPTPTPVPKPAATPTPGRPAGPVQARIVLDPGHGGIDPGMTSRWLREADVNLDVALRAARALEAHGVAVTLTRRSDNHLHTDKGTDLNLRSRMATAGQVSAFVSIHVNASTSSAAQGIETYYFGQPLPGQGRSLAVRENGGGSVGEALTFQAARSAQGVLGDLLSQAKLSFSRRLAGLVQAELVAATGAQNRGVKTDAFYVIRSPTTPAILTELGFGSSPAEGPRLASAEYRQRQAEAIARAVLRFLNAR; this comes from the coding sequence ATGGGGAGGCTGGGGAGGAGAGGGCTACGGAGGCGCGGGGCGCTGCTGGCAGCACTGGGGCTGGCACTGGCTTCCCCGGCTGTCGCCACCGCGCCGCTGGCAGTGCCTCCAGTTGCTCCCTCACGGCCTGCAGTGCAGCTCGAGCTGGAGCTGCGGCAGGCCGCCGGACAGAGCCGGGTGTTCGTGACCTTGCCGGCCGGCACCCCGCCTTTCCCCCCACAGCTGACTGTGCAGGGGCGGGAAGCCTGGCTGGAGCTGCCGTTCGAGTTTGTGCCGCTCCGGGGGGAGCTGGGTCCCGAGCTGCCTGCCTACACCGCCCAGGGCCGCCGCCTGAACCTCACGCTGGGGCCGGGGGTAAGCGACATACGGGCGCAGTTCTGGCCGGCGGTGGGTGGCTGGCCACCGGGGCTGCTGCTGGAACTGTTGCCAGAGCGGACGTCTGCAACTGCGCCTCAGCCTGCGGCGGTGGTCCCTGTTGCCCTTCCGGCCCCCACGCCTACACCTGTGCCCAAGCCTGCCGCCACGCCTACCCCTGGCCGCCCCGCTGGCCCGGTGCAGGCCCGCATCGTGCTGGACCCTGGACACGGCGGCATCGATCCTGGCATGACCAGCCGCTGGCTGCGCGAGGCGGATGTGAATCTGGATGTGGCCCTGCGTGCCGCCCGCGCCCTGGAAGCGCACGGAGTCGCCGTAACCCTCACCCGCCGCTCCGACAATCATCTGCACACAGACAAGGGCACTGACCTGAACCTGCGCTCGCGCATGGCGACTGCGGGGCAAGTCAGCGCTTTCGTCAGTATTCACGTCAATGCGTCTACCAGTTCCGCCGCGCAGGGCATCGAGACCTACTATTTCGGGCAGCCGCTGCCGGGGCAAGGCCGCAGCTTGGCCGTGCGTGAGAACGGCGGCGGCAGCGTGGGCGAAGCGCTGACCTTCCAGGCCGCCCGCTCGGCACAGGGCGTGCTGGGCGACCTGCTCTCGCAGGCCAAGCTGAGCTTCTCGCGCCGGCTGGCCGGACTGGTGCAGGCCGAGCTGGTGGCCGCGACCGGCGCCCAGAACCGTGGCGTGAAGACCGACGCCTTTTATGTGATTCGCAGCCCCACCACCCCGGCCATCCTGACCGAACTGGGCTTCGGGTCCAGCCCCGCCGAAGGCCCGCGCCTCGCCTCGGCCGAGTACCGTCAGCGCCAGGCCGAGGCCATCGCGCGGGCAGTGCTGCGGTTTTTGAATGCTCGCTGA
- the ftsY gene encoding signal recognition particle-docking protein FtsY: MTWADRLRGGLQKTRAQLNQNAGFLGRDLRSYTRDEGALEDLEMALLAADVGGPATADILRSVQASRRPDLLAALSDALIEQLEPPKQEPAAGSNGLTPWFQPRVKPSPVEPAGHVVMVIGVNGVGKTTTIAKLGQHYMEHGKSVMFGAGDTFRAAAGAQLEVWGNRLGVPVVQGKEGGDPAAVAFDAADKRKARGTDLLLVDTAGRLHNQTNLMQELQKVHRVIGKADAGEPAEVWMVLDAVTGQNGLQQAKKFNEAIALTGVVVTKLDGTAKGGILIPIVRELGVPIKFIGVGEQADDLQPFNAAEYVEALLAQ; this comes from the coding sequence ATGACATGGGCAGACCGACTGCGCGGAGGACTGCAAAAAACCCGCGCCCAATTGAATCAGAATGCCGGCTTTCTGGGCCGTGACCTGCGTTCCTACACCCGTGACGAAGGCGCCCTCGAAGACCTGGAAATGGCGCTGCTGGCCGCCGACGTGGGCGGGCCAGCCACTGCCGACATTCTCAGGAGTGTGCAGGCCAGCCGCCGCCCCGACCTGCTGGCGGCCCTGTCCGACGCCCTGATTGAGCAGCTTGAACCCCCCAAGCAGGAACCGGCGGCCGGCAGCAACGGCCTGACCCCCTGGTTTCAGCCACGGGTCAAACCCTCGCCGGTAGAACCCGCCGGACACGTGGTGATGGTCATCGGCGTGAACGGGGTGGGCAAGACCACGACCATTGCTAAGCTGGGACAGCACTACATGGAGCACGGCAAGAGCGTGATGTTCGGAGCCGGGGACACCTTCCGCGCCGCGGCCGGAGCGCAGCTGGAAGTGTGGGGCAACCGCCTCGGCGTGCCGGTGGTGCAGGGCAAGGAAGGCGGCGACCCTGCCGCCGTGGCCTTCGACGCCGCCGACAAGCGTAAGGCACGCGGTACCGACCTGCTGCTGGTGGACACGGCTGGGCGCCTGCACAACCAGACCAACCTGATGCAGGAGCTGCAAAAGGTTCACCGCGTCATTGGCAAGGCCGACGCGGGCGAACCGGCCGAGGTCTGGATGGTGCTGGACGCCGTGACTGGCCAGAACGGGCTGCAACAGGCCAAGAAGTTCAACGAGGCTATTGCGCTGACCGGCGTGGTGGTCACCAAGCTGGACGGCACGGCCAAGGGCGGCATCCTGATTCCGATTGTGCGCGAGCTGGGCGTGCCGATTAAGTTTATCGGCGTGGGCGAGCAGGCCGACGACCTGCAACCTTTCAACGCGGCGGAATATGTGGAGGCGCTGCTGGCCCAGTAG